In Rouxiella sp. WC2420, the following proteins share a genomic window:
- a CDS encoding 2-hydroxycarboxylate transporter family protein has protein sequence MSTTDDSYIVVKEKDPAAKELAAARQIAAKTAMRDKWWRVLDNYKVGIIPLPFFILAGVLILLDCLGGKLPSDIVVMVATLAFFGFACGEFGKRLPLLGKLGAAAICATFIPSAMVHYGLLPDVVVESTTKFYKSTNILYLYICCIIVGSIMSMNRQALIQGFLRIFVPMLCGEIVGMLVGMGVGMALGLPPFQIFFFLILPIMAGGVGEGAIPLSMGYAAILHMEQGVALGKILPIVMLGGLTAIVLAGILNQLGKRFPHLTGEGSLMPAKKGAIANGNDEFEGTPGVNALACGALLAILLYMVGMLGQRLIGLPAPVGMLFAAVAVKLVHGVSPTIQHGSMAVYKFFRTAVTYPILFAVGVAITPWQELMDAFTIQNLVVIVSTVCALVGTGFIVGKKIGMHPIDVAIVSCCQSGQGGTGDVAILTSGNRMTLMPFAQIATRIGGAINVSVGLLVLAKFFS, from the coding sequence ATGAGCACAACCGATGATTCCTACATTGTCGTAAAAGAGAAAGATCCTGCGGCAAAGGAGCTCGCTGCTGCCCGTCAAATCGCCGCTAAAACCGCCATGCGTGATAAATGGTGGCGCGTCTTGGACAACTACAAAGTCGGCATTATCCCGCTGCCGTTCTTTATTTTGGCCGGAGTATTGATTCTGCTGGACTGCCTCGGCGGCAAACTGCCCAGCGACATCGTGGTGATGGTGGCAACGTTGGCGTTCTTCGGATTTGCCTGCGGTGAGTTTGGTAAACGACTGCCGCTGCTCGGCAAACTCGGCGCGGCGGCGATTTGCGCCACTTTTATTCCTTCTGCCATGGTGCATTACGGCCTGCTGCCTGACGTTGTTGTCGAATCAACGACCAAGTTCTACAAGTCGACCAACATCCTTTACCTTTATATCTGCTGCATTATCGTCGGCAGCATCATGAGCATGAACCGACAGGCGCTAATCCAGGGTTTCCTGCGAATTTTCGTTCCGATGCTGTGTGGTGAAATTGTCGGCATGCTGGTGGGAATGGGCGTAGGCATGGCGTTGGGTCTGCCGCCGTTTCAGATTTTCTTCTTCCTGATCTTGCCGATCATGGCTGGTGGCGTTGGTGAAGGCGCGATCCCACTGTCGATGGGTTACGCGGCTATCCTGCACATGGAACAGGGCGTGGCATTGGGCAAGATCCTGCCGATCGTGATGCTGGGTGGGCTAACGGCGATAGTACTGGCGGGTATCCTTAACCAGTTAGGCAAACGCTTCCCGCATTTGACCGGTGAAGGCTCTTTGATGCCGGCTAAAAAGGGCGCGATTGCCAACGGTAACGATGAGTTTGAAGGAACGCCGGGTGTGAATGCTTTGGCCTGTGGCGCGCTGCTGGCGATCCTGCTTTATATGGTCGGCATGCTTGGGCAACGACTCATTGGCCTGCCTGCTCCGGTTGGGATGTTGTTCGCCGCAGTAGCGGTCAAGCTGGTGCACGGCGTCTCTCCGACTATTCAGCACGGTTCAATGGCGGTGTATAAATTCTTCCGTACCGCAGTGACTTATCCGATCCTGTTTGCCGTCGGTGTGGCGATCACGCCGTGGCAGGAGTTGATGGACGCCTTTACTATTCAGAATTTGGTCGTGATCGTCTCGACAGTTTGCGCGCTGGTAGGGACTGGCTTTATTGTCGGCAAGAAAATTGGCATGCATCCTATCGACGTGGCGATTGTCTCCTGCTGCCAGAGCGGGCAGGGTGGAACCGGTGATGTTGCTATTCTGACCTCGGGTAACCGCATGACTTTGATGCCGTTTGCGCAAATTGCGACGCGCATTGGCGGGGCAATCAACGTTTCGGTCGGGCTATTGGTGCTGGCGAAATTCTTCTCCTGA
- a CDS encoding ATP-binding protein yields the protein MKRKLSFQIKLFLCLVAFSCLLLAVLGGLVYHIVDRQLHHDLGNRAKVQASEIALIPDLPPLVATRDTAAIARLINPLSHHSDASYIVIGDSHEIHLYHSSQPQSVDHPMIGGDNAEVLAGKTIISERKGGIGVSLRSKAPILDTSGKVIGIVSVGYLTSYINDITLDQLAQALLFGVLLLLALFGFSWLFSKNLKKQMFWLEPREIALLVRQQKALMEAIYEGVIAIDDRLKILTINRAARELLGLTQPEQQLIGQQINHVIVTHDDFFNSDNVQHEHHDEIAQFNQRQVIVNRVPIELPAPSLHGWVYSFRDKNDINTLSSQLSQVTRYADNLRIMRHEQLNWTATLAGMLQMQRYDEALEYIQAQSAGAQAVLDFVSGRFHSPALCGLLLGKYVSAREKGIELSFDPACQLTHLPERLGENELMSIVGNLLDNAVEATLKLDAPHAPVELYLTQTSDQLIIEVADCGAGIDAEIRPQLFEQGVSSKPVRHSEHTGSEHGIGLYVVASYVRQAQGMIEISDNRPTGAVFSVFIPYQSASSSQNTLESVNE from the coding sequence ATGAAGAGAAAACTTAGCTTCCAGATAAAATTATTCCTCTGCCTGGTGGCCTTTTCCTGTCTGCTTCTAGCCGTATTGGGCGGCCTGGTTTATCACATCGTCGACAGGCAGCTGCACCATGATTTGGGCAATCGCGCCAAAGTTCAGGCCAGTGAAATCGCACTAATCCCCGACCTGCCGCCGTTGGTCGCGACCCGCGACACCGCCGCAATCGCCCGGCTAATCAACCCGCTCAGCCATCATAGCGATGCCAGCTATATCGTCATTGGCGACAGCCACGAAATTCACCTTTACCACTCGAGCCAGCCGCAAAGCGTTGATCATCCGATGATCGGTGGCGATAACGCCGAGGTACTCGCCGGTAAAACCATTATTTCCGAGCGAAAGGGCGGGATTGGCGTTTCTCTACGCAGCAAGGCGCCGATACTAGACACCAGCGGCAAAGTGATCGGTATTGTTTCCGTCGGCTACCTCACCTCTTATATTAATGACATCACGCTGGACCAGCTGGCGCAGGCACTGTTGTTTGGCGTCTTGCTGCTGCTGGCGCTATTCGGCTTTTCCTGGCTGTTCAGTAAAAATCTCAAGAAGCAGATGTTCTGGCTTGAGCCGCGTGAAATCGCACTGCTGGTGCGGCAGCAAAAAGCGCTGATGGAGGCGATTTATGAAGGGGTGATCGCCATTGACGATCGGCTGAAGATTTTAACCATCAACCGCGCCGCGCGCGAGTTGCTAGGGCTGACTCAGCCGGAGCAGCAGCTTATCGGCCAGCAGATTAATCACGTCATTGTAACTCATGATGATTTTTTCAATTCTGACAACGTGCAGCACGAACATCACGATGAAATCGCGCAGTTCAATCAGCGACAGGTGATTGTCAACCGCGTGCCTATTGAACTGCCTGCTCCGTCATTGCACGGCTGGGTGTATAGCTTTCGCGATAAAAATGATATCAACACTCTCAGCAGCCAGCTCAGCCAGGTGACACGCTATGCCGACAATCTTCGTATAATGCGTCACGAACAGCTTAACTGGACCGCGACGCTGGCCGGAATGTTGCAAATGCAGCGTTACGACGAGGCGCTGGAATATATTCAGGCGCAGTCGGCGGGCGCACAGGCGGTGCTGGATTTTGTTTCCGGGCGTTTTCATTCCCCGGCGCTGTGCGGTTTGCTGCTTGGCAAATACGTCAGCGCACGCGAGAAAGGCATCGAGCTAAGCTTTGATCCCGCCTGCCAGTTGACCCATCTACCTGAAAGATTGGGCGAAAACGAGTTGATGTCGATTGTCGGTAATTTGCTGGATAACGCAGTGGAAGCAACGCTGAAACTTGATGCGCCGCACGCGCCGGTGGAACTGTATTTGACCCAGACCAGCGACCAGCTGATTATTGAGGTTGCCGATTGCGGCGCGGGGATCGACGCTGAAATACGCCCGCAGCTGTTTGAGCAAGGCGTCAGCAGCAAGCCTGTCCGCCATTCTGAGCACACTGGCAGCGAACATGGCATCGGCCTTTATGTGGTAGCGAGTTATGTCCGTCAGGCGCAGGGGATGATAGAAATATCCGATAACCGCCCTACGGGCGCGGTGTTCTCTGTGTTTATTCCCTATCAGTCAGCGTCATCGTCCCAGAACACCCTGGAGTCTGTAAATGAATAA
- a CDS encoding response regulator, with protein MNNPIAMDVLIVEDESHLAQLHREFIEQNFNLRVVGIAPTLSQAKKLLEAYQPRLVLLDNFLPDGQGIELINSSLLKSIDCSVIFITAASDMSTCSQAMRAGAFDYIIKPVSFQRLQSSLTRFLQLAQTLRHVKTIDQQSLDKLFNLPGSEQPEAPLAKGIEPNTLELVKQVFINHPERNWSVDQVVEQVGISKTTGRRYLEYCVESAFIMVEMQYGNIGHPRRLYRKANPSKNAAE; from the coding sequence ATGAATAATCCCATCGCGATGGACGTGCTGATCGTCGAAGATGAAAGTCATCTTGCGCAGTTACACCGCGAATTTATCGAGCAAAATTTTAACCTGCGCGTGGTGGGTATTGCCCCAACTTTGTCACAGGCGAAAAAACTGCTGGAGGCGTACCAACCTCGGCTGGTGTTGTTGGATAATTTTCTGCCTGACGGCCAGGGCATCGAGCTTATCAACTCTTCGTTGCTCAAGAGCATCGATTGCTCAGTGATTTTCATTACCGCCGCCAGCGATATGAGCACCTGCAGCCAGGCGATGCGCGCCGGGGCTTTTGACTACATTATCAAACCCGTTTCCTTCCAACGGTTACAAAGTTCTTTGACTCGGTTTTTACAACTTGCCCAAACGCTGCGCCACGTAAAAACCATCGACCAGCAGAGTCTCGACAAACTGTTTAATCTGCCGGGCAGTGAACAGCCGGAAGCTCCGTTAGCCAAGGGAATAGAGCCGAATACGCTGGAGCTGGTAAAGCAGGTTTTTATTAACCACCCCGAGCGTAACTGGTCCGTGGATCAGGTGGTGGAGCAGGTCGGGATCAGCAAAACTACCGGCCGCCGTTATCTGGAATATTGCGTCGAAAGCGCCTTCATTATGGTCGAGATGCAGTACGGAAATATTGGCCATCCACGCCGCCTGTATCGCAAAGCTAATCCATCGAAAAACGCCGCCGAATAG
- the proV gene encoding glycine betaine/L-proline ABC transporter ATP-binding protein ProV yields MAIKIEVKNLYKVFGEHPERAFKLIDSGKGKEEIFEKTGLSLGVKNASLAIEEGEIFVIMGLSGSGKSTMVRLLNRLIEPTRGEVLIDGEDIAKISASKLRQVRRSKISMVFQSFALMPHLTVLNNTAFGMELAGVPANERKENALDALRQVGLENYANSYPDELSGGMRQRVGLARAMANNPDILLMDEAFSALDPLIRTEMQDELVRLQSRHQRTIVFISHDLDEAMRIGDRIAIMQGGEVVQVGTPEEILNNPANDYVRTFFRGVDISQVFSAKDIARRRPVTLIRKTPGFGPRAALKLLEDEDREYGYVLERGQKFIGVVSADSLKRALKENQPLESALLELPAPVPADMPLSELISQVAAAPCAVPVVSEENNYIGIISKAMLLQALDKEGATE; encoded by the coding sequence ATGGCAATTAAAATCGAAGTTAAGAACTTATATAAAGTATTCGGTGAGCATCCAGAGCGAGCCTTTAAGCTGATTGATTCCGGCAAGGGTAAAGAAGAGATTTTCGAGAAAACGGGTCTGTCACTTGGTGTGAAGAACGCCAGTCTGGCCATTGAAGAAGGCGAGATTTTTGTCATCATGGGGCTTTCCGGTTCCGGAAAATCCACCATGGTACGCCTTCTCAATCGTCTGATAGAACCAACCCGTGGCGAAGTGCTGATTGATGGCGAAGACATTGCCAAAATCTCTGCCTCCAAGCTGCGCCAGGTGCGCAGAAGCAAAATCAGCATGGTTTTTCAGTCCTTCGCCCTGATGCCGCATCTTACTGTATTGAATAATACTGCGTTCGGAATGGAGCTGGCCGGTGTGCCTGCCAACGAGCGTAAAGAAAATGCGCTGGATGCACTGCGCCAGGTTGGCCTTGAAAACTATGCCAATTCTTATCCCGATGAGCTGTCCGGTGGTATGCGCCAGCGCGTCGGCCTTGCTCGCGCAATGGCTAATAACCCCGATATTCTCCTGATGGATGAAGCATTCTCCGCCCTCGATCCGCTAATCCGCACCGAAATGCAGGACGAATTGGTAAGACTGCAATCCCGGCATCAGCGCACTATCGTGTTTATTTCCCACGATTTGGACGAAGCCATGCGCATCGGCGATCGCATCGCCATTATGCAAGGCGGCGAAGTGGTGCAGGTCGGCACGCCGGAGGAGATCCTGAATAATCCGGCCAACGACTATGTGCGCACTTTCTTCCGCGGCGTGGATATCAGTCAGGTATTCAGCGCCAAAGATATTGCCCGTCGTCGTCCGGTGACGTTAATCCGCAAGACCCCTGGTTTTGGTCCTCGTGCCGCGCTGAAGCTGCTCGAAGACGAAGACCGCGAATATGGTTATGTCCTCGAGCGTGGTCAAAAGTTTATTGGCGTAGTGTCTGCCGATTCACTGAAACGCGCGTTGAAAGAAAATCAGCCGTTGGAAAGTGCCCTGCTTGAGTTACCTGCTCCGGTACCGGCAGATATGCCACTCAGCGAACTGATTTCTCAGGTAGCCGCCGCTCCGTGCGCGGTGCCGGTCGTCAGCGAAGAGAACAACTATATCGGAATTATCTCCAAGGCCATGCTGTTGCAGGCGTTGGATAAAGAAGGGGCGACAGAATGA
- the proW gene encoding glycine betaine/L-proline ABC transporter permease ProW, protein MSQQLMNAAHDIIQHAQAAQTDAASDPWAAGSSDVANQAAASADSATNNATTDPWTAANNSYATSTPDASHQAAAQTGDSWLHIAPEQHRHFDILDPFHNTLIPLDRWVTEGIDWLVTHFRPVFQGIRVPVDFILSGFQHGLESLPAPLAIIIFALIAWQMAGFGMGVTTLVSLVIIGAIGAWSQAMVTLALVLTSLFFCVLIGLPLGIWLARSKGAAKIIRPLLDAMQTTPAFVYLVPIVMLFGIGNVPGVVVTIIFALPPIVRLTILGINQVPEDLIEAAESFGSSPSQMLFKVQLPLAMPTIMAGINQTLMLALSMVVIASMIAVGGLGQMVLRGIGRLDMGLASIGGVGIVILAIILDRLTQALGRDRRSKGVQHWYAHGPVGLLTKPFIKKA, encoded by the coding sequence ATGAGTCAGCAGTTAATGAATGCAGCACACGATATTATTCAACATGCGCAGGCGGCACAAACCGATGCGGCGAGCGATCCCTGGGCCGCTGGCAGCAGCGATGTTGCCAACCAGGCTGCGGCTTCAGCCGACTCGGCAACCAACAATGCAACCACCGATCCGTGGACCGCAGCCAACAATAGTTACGCCACCAGCACGCCAGATGCCAGCCATCAGGCCGCAGCACAGACCGGTGATAGCTGGCTGCACATCGCGCCTGAGCAGCATCGGCATTTCGATATTCTCGATCCGTTTCACAATACTCTGATCCCGCTTGACCGCTGGGTTACTGAAGGGATCGATTGGCTGGTTACGCATTTCCGCCCGGTATTTCAGGGGATCCGCGTGCCCGTCGATTTTATATTAAGCGGCTTCCAACACGGCCTTGAGTCCTTGCCTGCTCCGCTGGCTATCATTATTTTCGCGTTAATCGCCTGGCAGATGGCTGGCTTCGGCATGGGTGTCACCACGCTGGTTTCGCTGGTAATTATCGGTGCAATCGGTGCCTGGTCGCAGGCCATGGTGACATTGGCACTGGTATTAACGTCGCTGTTCTTCTGCGTATTGATAGGTCTCCCCTTGGGAATATGGCTGGCGCGCAGCAAAGGCGCGGCGAAAATTATTCGCCCGCTGCTGGATGCGATGCAGACCACTCCTGCGTTTGTCTATCTGGTGCCTATCGTGATGCTGTTTGGCATCGGTAACGTACCGGGCGTCGTGGTCACCATCATCTTTGCCCTGCCTCCTATCGTGCGTCTGACTATTCTGGGTATCAACCAGGTACCGGAAGATTTGATTGAAGCGGCTGAGTCGTTTGGTTCAAGCCCGAGCCAGATGCTGTTTAAAGTTCAGCTGCCGCTGGCAATGCCGACCATCATGGCCGGTATTAACCAGACGCTGATGCTGGCGCTGTCGATGGTAGTTATTGCCTCGATGATCGCCGTAGGCGGTTTGGGCCAGATGGTGCTGCGCGGGATTGGTCGACTGGATATGGGCCTCGCCTCTATCGGCGGTGTCGGTATCGTTATTCTGGCGATCATTCTCGACCGCCTGACCCAGGCTTTAGGCCGCGACCGCCGTAGCAAAGGCGTACAGCACTGGTACGCGCACGGCCCTGTGGGTCTGTTAACCAAACCTTTCATTAAAAAAGCCTGA
- the proX gene encoding glycine betaine/L-proline ABC transporter substrate-binding protein ProX, whose protein sequence is MTNSKKLCRAGLLALTLSPLMGAQAMAADLPGKGVVVKPAQSTLAEETFQTELVNRALKDLGYDVQPTAEVDYNVAYTTIASGDSTYMAVNWDPLQTDMYNAAGGDKKFYRQGTYISGATQGYLIDKKTADKYHIHDLSQLKDPKLARLFDSNGDGKADMVSCDPGWGCGEVISAQIKAYGLSNTVQQNAGNYAAIMADTMTRFQEGKPVLYYTWTPYWVSNVLKPGRDVIWLTVPFSANSGSQKDLDTKLPDGKNYGFPLNDEHIVANKQWAAANPAAAKLFALMKLPLNDVNAQNLSMHNGESSAQDIQDQFSGWIKAHQDTYNGWIDAAKAAAKK, encoded by the coding sequence ATGACAAATTCAAAAAAATTATGCCGCGCTGGCCTGCTGGCTCTTACTCTGAGCCCCCTCATGGGCGCTCAGGCGATGGCTGCAGATCTTCCAGGTAAAGGCGTGGTGGTCAAACCAGCACAAAGTACGCTGGCCGAAGAGACGTTTCAGACCGAGCTGGTAAACCGTGCGCTGAAAGATTTGGGCTACGACGTGCAGCCTACCGCCGAGGTAGATTACAACGTGGCCTACACCACTATTGCCAGCGGTGACTCGACCTACATGGCCGTTAACTGGGACCCGCTGCAAACCGATATGTACAACGCTGCCGGTGGCGACAAGAAGTTTTATCGTCAAGGCACCTACATCAGCGGCGCAACTCAGGGTTATTTGATCGACAAGAAAACTGCCGACAAATATCACATTCACGACCTGTCGCAGTTAAAGGATCCAAAACTTGCCAGGCTGTTTGATTCTAACGGCGACGGCAAGGCGGATATGGTCAGCTGCGATCCGGGATGGGGCTGCGGTGAAGTGATTAGCGCACAGATCAAAGCTTACGGCCTGAGTAACACGGTTCAGCAGAACGCCGGCAACTATGCGGCGATCATGGCAGATACCATGACGCGCTTCCAAGAAGGTAAACCGGTGTTGTATTACACCTGGACGCCTTACTGGGTCAGCAATGTGCTCAAGCCGGGCCGAGATGTGATTTGGCTGACGGTGCCGTTCTCCGCCAATAGCGGCTCACAAAAGGATCTTGATACCAAACTGCCTGATGGCAAGAACTATGGTTTCCCGCTTAACGACGAGCATATCGTCGCCAACAAACAGTGGGCCGCCGCCAACCCGGCTGCTGCAAAACTGTTTGCGCTCATGAAGCTGCCATTGAACGACGTCAATGCCCAGAACCTGAGCATGCACAACGGCGAATCTTCGGCACAAGATATTCAGGATCAGTTCAGTGGCTGGATCAAGGCGCATCAAGATACCTATAACGGCTGGATCGATGCTGCGAAAGCCGCAGCGAAAAAATAA
- the proX gene encoding glycine betaine/L-proline ABC transporter substrate-binding protein ProX, whose product MNKTSIWALTALATLGSTSAFAADLPGKGVTVTPIQSTISEETFQTLLVDKALEKLGYNVQPIREVDYNVGYTTIAEGDGTFMAANWQPLHDSMYAAAGGDKVFYRQGTYVTGAAQGYLIDKKTAVKYHITNIAQLKDPKIAKLFDTNNDGKADLTGCTPGWGCEAALNEQIKAYGLSDTVEHNQGNYSAMIADTITRYKEGKPIFYYTWTPYWVSNVLVPGKDTVWLQVPFSVVPGDKNANTQLSDGKNFGFPISTMHIVANLKWAQANPAAAKLFAIMQLPLADINAQNAAMHNNQSSEADINTQTDGWIKAHQATFDGWVKEAAAAAK is encoded by the coding sequence ATGAACAAGACTTCAATTTGGGCGTTAACCGCCCTGGCTACTCTGGGTTCTACCTCTGCATTCGCCGCTGACTTACCGGGCAAAGGCGTTACTGTTACCCCCATTCAAAGCACTATCAGCGAAGAAACTTTCCAGACCCTGCTGGTTGATAAAGCTTTGGAAAAGCTGGGTTACAACGTGCAACCCATTCGTGAAGTCGATTACAACGTCGGGTATACCACGATTGCCGAAGGCGATGGCACATTTATGGCCGCCAACTGGCAACCACTGCATGACAGCATGTACGCCGCTGCCGGTGGCGATAAAGTGTTTTATCGTCAAGGCACCTATGTTACCGGTGCTGCCCAGGGTTACCTCATCGACAAAAAAACTGCCGTCAAATATCACATCACCAACATAGCGCAGTTGAAAGATCCTAAAATCGCCAAACTTTTTGATACCAATAACGACGGCAAGGCGGATCTGACAGGATGCACGCCGGGCTGGGGTTGTGAAGCTGCGTTGAACGAGCAGATTAAAGCTTATGGCCTGTCAGATACAGTCGAACACAATCAGGGTAACTATTCGGCAATGATTGCTGACACCATCACGCGCTACAAGGAAGGCAAACCGATCTTCTATTACACGTGGACGCCTTACTGGGTCAGCAACGTGCTGGTTCCGGGCAAAGATACCGTGTGGCTACAGGTGCCGTTCTCGGTAGTGCCTGGCGACAAGAATGCCAATACCCAGCTTTCCGACGGCAAAAACTTTGGATTCCCGATAAGCACCATGCACATTGTCGCCAACCTGAAATGGGCGCAGGCCAACCCTGCCGCTGCCAAGCTGTTTGCCATCATGCAACTGCCACTGGCCGACATCAACGCGCAGAATGCCGCAATGCACAACAATCAAAGCTCGGAAGCGGATATCAACACGCAGACCGACGGCTGGATCAAGGCACATCAGGCAACCTTCGATGGCTGGGTGAAAGAAGCGGCAGCGGCTGCGAAATAA
- a CDS encoding LysR family transcriptional regulator, which produces MNLKQIRFALAVAHEKNFTRAARRCHTVQSALSHQIARLEEELGNQLFERTSRQVQLTAAGRAFLAPAEQLLAAHNHLLDTMEALKGEIGGTLTVGTISTLKTIDLIGQLARFNQRYPLVNIRLYVAMSEKLLEDVQQSRTDVAFVGLWPGDRASLSMPYKLLTDEPLVALVSRDHPFAGRERLRLSELSQVPLVDFYQGSGARRQTDKAFLAEGVTRHVSFEIDHVEWLENIVRKSLAAGIVPLSTAEQAKGLVSIPLESGIRRQVFCVWQHSLSTVAERFMAFSQEELRAIP; this is translated from the coding sequence ATGAATTTGAAGCAGATCCGTTTTGCTTTGGCAGTTGCGCATGAAAAGAATTTTACTCGAGCAGCCAGGCGTTGCCATACCGTGCAATCCGCCTTAAGTCACCAGATAGCAAGGCTTGAAGAAGAGCTCGGCAATCAGTTGTTCGAGCGCACATCCAGACAGGTGCAACTTACCGCCGCCGGAAGGGCATTTCTGGCACCTGCAGAACAGTTGCTGGCTGCGCATAACCACTTGCTCGATACCATGGAAGCATTGAAAGGTGAGATTGGCGGTACCCTGACGGTGGGGACGATATCAACACTGAAAACGATAGATCTCATCGGACAACTTGCACGATTCAATCAACGCTATCCGCTGGTAAATATTCGTTTATACGTGGCGATGAGCGAAAAATTGCTCGAGGATGTTCAGCAATCGCGGACCGATGTAGCCTTTGTCGGACTTTGGCCCGGCGACAGAGCATCATTAAGCATGCCGTATAAATTATTGACCGATGAGCCTTTGGTTGCGTTAGTCAGTCGCGATCATCCTTTTGCCGGGCGTGAACGCCTGCGATTATCTGAATTGTCACAAGTGCCTTTGGTCGATTTTTACCAAGGTTCAGGAGCCAGGAGACAAACGGATAAAGCTTTTCTGGCCGAAGGCGTGACACGTCACGTCAGCTTTGAAATCGATCACGTTGAATGGCTGGAAAATATCGTGCGTAAATCGCTGGCGGCGGGAATAGTGCCGCTATCGACCGCCGAGCAGGCCAAAGGATTGGTGTCAATTCCGTTAGAAAGCGGCATTCGGCGTCAGGTGTTTTGCGTTTGGCAACATAGTCTGTCAACCGTGGCGGAGCGATTTATGGCTTTTTCGCAGGAAGAGCTGCGGGCGATTCCCTAA